A single Streptomyces sp. Edi2 DNA region contains:
- a CDS encoding aldo/keto reductase, giving the protein MQRRILGGTGISVSEYALGTMMLGAWGNTDHDDCVRIVHRALDAGINFVDTADVYAAGESEEIVGKALKGRREDVVLATKFFNSMGPDANHGGNSRRWIMRAVEDSLRRLGTDYLDLYQVHRPDPATDIDETLSALSDLVRSGKVRAIGTSTFPAEHIVEAQWTAERRGHVRFRTEQPPYSMLARGVESAVLPTAQRYGMGVLTWGPLSAGWLSGRDLSVSSRAGLESRKFDLSVPENARKAEAVAALSKVAAEAGLTLPHLATAFVRSHPAVTSVIIGPRTLDQLDSMLEGSEVTLGADVLDRIDAIVPPGTDLNPADNYYLPPALADASLRRR; this is encoded by the coding sequence ATGCAGCGCAGAATCCTCGGCGGTACCGGCATCTCGGTCAGCGAGTACGCGCTCGGCACGATGATGCTCGGCGCCTGGGGCAATACCGATCACGACGACTGCGTACGGATCGTGCACCGTGCGCTGGACGCCGGGATCAACTTCGTGGACACCGCGGACGTGTATGCCGCGGGCGAGTCCGAGGAGATCGTCGGCAAGGCGCTCAAGGGGCGCCGCGAGGACGTCGTCCTGGCCACGAAGTTCTTCAACTCGATGGGGCCGGACGCCAACCACGGCGGCAACTCCCGGCGCTGGATCATGCGCGCGGTGGAGGACAGCCTGCGCCGGCTGGGCACCGACTACCTCGACCTCTACCAGGTGCACCGGCCTGACCCGGCGACCGATATCGACGAGACGCTCTCCGCGCTCTCGGACCTCGTACGGTCCGGCAAGGTGCGGGCGATCGGCACCTCGACCTTCCCGGCCGAGCACATCGTCGAGGCGCAGTGGACCGCCGAGCGCCGCGGCCACGTCCGCTTCCGCACCGAGCAGCCGCCGTACTCGATGCTGGCGCGCGGCGTGGAGAGCGCGGTGCTGCCGACCGCGCAGCGCTACGGGATGGGCGTGCTGACCTGGGGCCCGCTCAGCGCCGGCTGGCTCTCCGGCCGCGATCTGTCCGTCAGTTCGCGCGCCGGCCTGGAGAGCCGGAAGTTCGACCTGTCGGTCCCGGAGAACGCCAGGAAGGCGGAGGCGGTCGCCGCACTGTCGAAGGTCGCGGCCGAGGCGGGCCTCACGCTGCCGCATCTGGCGACCGCCTTCGTACGGTCCCACCCCGCGGTGACCTCCGTGATCATCGGCCCGCGCACCCTGGACCAGCTCGACAGCATGCTGGAGGGCTCCGAGGTCACACTCGGCGCGGACGTCCTGGACCGGATCGACGCGATCGTGCCGCCCGGCACGGACCTCAACCCGGCCGACAACTACTACCTGCCGCCGGCCCTCGCGGACGCGTCCTTGCGGCGGCGCTGA
- a CDS encoding RNA degradosome polyphosphate kinase, which yields MNQQPSAQAQAQPEVPTPQPPRAAAPSAQPSVGSIAAHRPQAVRGTVPGLEPDLDADPDAYEDEGVVGADGEELPSGRFLDRERSWLAFNERVLELAEDPATPLLERANFLAIFASNLDEFFMVRVAGLKRRIATGVATRSASGLQPREVLDLIWTRSRELMARHAACFQQDINPELADQGIHLIRWPELTEKEQARLFTLFRQQIFPVLTPLAVDPAHPFPYISGLSLNLAVVVRNPVSGHDHFARVKVPPLLSRFLEASPQRYVPIEDVIAAHLEELFPGMEVRAHHMFRVTRNEDLEVEEDDAENLLQALEKELMRRRFGPPVRLEVEESIDPAVLDLLVQELKISDAEVYPLPGPLDLTGLFGIGALDRPELKYPKFVAGTHRDLAEVESASAPDIFAALRARDVLLHHPYDSFSTSVQAFLEQAAADPDVLAIKQTLYRTSGDSPIVDALIDAAESGKQVLVLVEIKARFDEQANIKWARKLEESGCHVVYGLVGLKTHSKLSLVVRQEGEMLRRYSHVGTGNYHPKTARLYEDLGLLTADPQVGADLSDLFNRLSGYSRRETYRRLLVAPKSLRDGLVQRINKEIASQRAGGPAYVRIKVNSMVDEAVIDALYRASQAGVPVDIWVRGICALRPGVTGLSENIRVRSILGRFLEHSRVFIFGNGGEPEVWLGSADMMHRNLDRRIEALVRVTDPAHRASLNRMLETGMSDTTSSWHLDQDGDWTRHAADADGAPLRNIQEMLIDARRRRRGPAT from the coding sequence ATGAACCAGCAGCCCAGCGCTCAGGCACAGGCCCAGCCCGAGGTGCCCACCCCGCAGCCCCCGCGGGCCGCGGCGCCCTCGGCCCAGCCTTCCGTGGGTTCTATCGCCGCGCACCGCCCGCAGGCGGTCCGGGGCACGGTGCCCGGCCTGGAGCCCGACCTGGACGCCGATCCCGATGCGTACGAGGACGAGGGCGTGGTCGGTGCGGACGGCGAGGAGCTGCCCAGCGGACGCTTCCTGGACCGTGAGCGCAGCTGGCTGGCCTTCAATGAGCGGGTGCTCGAACTGGCCGAGGACCCGGCCACCCCTCTCCTCGAACGGGCTAACTTCCTGGCGATTTTCGCCAGCAATCTGGACGAGTTCTTCATGGTCAGGGTGGCCGGACTCAAACGACGGATAGCCACCGGCGTCGCCACCCGCTCCGCGTCCGGACTCCAGCCCCGCGAGGTGCTGGACCTGATCTGGACCCGCTCGCGCGAACTCATGGCCCGGCACGCCGCCTGCTTCCAGCAGGACATCAACCCCGAGCTCGCCGACCAGGGCATTCATCTGATCCGCTGGCCCGAGCTGACCGAGAAGGAACAGGCCCGCCTGTTCACCCTCTTCCGCCAGCAGATCTTCCCGGTGCTCACCCCCCTGGCGGTGGACCCGGCGCACCCCTTCCCGTACATCTCCGGCCTCTCGTTGAACCTGGCCGTCGTCGTACGCAACCCGGTCAGCGGCCACGACCACTTCGCCCGGGTCAAGGTGCCACCGCTGCTCTCCCGCTTCCTGGAGGCCTCCCCGCAGCGCTACGTCCCCATCGAGGACGTCATCGCCGCCCACCTGGAGGAGCTGTTCCCCGGCATGGAGGTGCGGGCGCACCACATGTTCCGGGTGACCCGCAACGAAGACCTGGAGGTCGAGGAGGACGACGCCGAGAACCTTCTCCAGGCCCTGGAGAAGGAGCTGATGCGGCGCCGCTTCGGGCCGCCGGTCCGCCTGGAGGTCGAGGAGTCCATCGACCCGGCCGTGCTCGATCTGCTCGTCCAGGAGCTGAAGATCTCCGATGCCGAGGTCTATCCGCTGCCCGGCCCGCTGGACCTGACCGGCCTCTTCGGCATCGGCGCGCTGGACCGGCCCGAGCTCAAGTACCCCAAGTTCGTCGCCGGCACGCACCGTGACCTCGCCGAGGTGGAGTCCGCCTCCGCCCCGGACATCTTCGCCGCCCTGCGCGCCCGCGACGTCCTGCTCCACCACCCGTACGACTCCTTCTCCACCTCCGTGCAGGCGTTCCTGGAGCAGGCCGCCGCCGACCCGGACGTCCTCGCCATCAAGCAGACGCTCTACCGCACCTCCGGCGACTCACCGATCGTGGACGCCCTGATCGACGCCGCGGAGTCCGGCAAGCAGGTCCTCGTCCTCGTCGAGATCAAGGCGCGCTTCGACGAGCAGGCCAACATAAAGTGGGCGCGCAAGCTGGAGGAGTCCGGCTGCCATGTCGTCTACGGGCTGGTCGGGCTCAAGACGCACTCCAAGCTCTCGCTCGTGGTCCGCCAGGAAGGCGAGATGCTGCGCCGCTACTCCCATGTGGGGACCGGCAACTACCACCCCAAGACGGCCCGGCTCTACGAGGACCTGGGCCTGCTGACCGCCGACCCGCAGGTCGGCGCCGACCTCTCCGACCTCTTCAACCGGCTCTCCGGCTACTCCCGCCGCGAGACCTACCGCCGTCTCCTGGTCGCCCCCAAGTCCCTGCGGGACGGCCTGGTGCAGCGCATCAACAAGGAGATCGCGAGCCAGCGGGCGGGCGGTCCCGCCTACGTCCGCATCAAGGTCAACTCGATGGTCGACGAGGCCGTCATCGACGCGCTCTACCGCGCCTCCCAGGCCGGCGTCCCGGTCGACATCTGGGTACGCGGCATCTGCGCGCTGCGCCCGGGAGTCACCGGCCTGAGCGAGAACATCCGCGTCCGCAGCATCCTCGGCCGCTTCCTGGAGCACTCCCGGGTCTTCATCTTCGGCAACGGCGGCGAGCCCGAAGTGTGGCTGGGCAGCGCCGACATGATGCACCGCAACCTCGACCGCCGGATCGAGGCGCTGGTACGGGTCACCGACCCGGCGCACCGCGCCTCCCTCAACCGGATGCTGGAGACGGGGATGTCGGACACCACGTCCTCCTGGCACCTGGACCAGGACGGCGACTGGACCCGGCATGCGGCGGACGCGGACGGCGCGCCGCTGCGCAACATTCAGGAAATGCTCATCGACGCCCGGAGGCGCCGGCGTGGCCCAGCGACATGA
- the tgmC gene encoding ATP-grasp peptide maturase system methyltransferase — protein MTDIAPERRALADRLEKAGVLTTPAWRAAVEAVPRELFLHPGVFLPEEGGRWRPVTALGSEPAEWAKIAYSDRSLTTQLDGHLTADQVSALVTGSPTSSSTTAVTVVDMIERLEVEDGHHVLEIGTGTGYSSALMCHRLGEDNVTTVEVDPEVAARADAALETAGFETWTVTGDGLLGHPRRAPYDRVIATCAVRRIPYTWIKQTEPGGIVLATVGGSWGYGTGLAKVTIGKDGTAEGRIVGRSSFMQARSQAALPVAGDLSARTAYADSERRAEFPPTLLEEWMPAFLAQLAAPGAQFVRAATLEGGRLLYVFDPERESFAEFTAAGDAWTVRQGGPVALWDDIEQSLTSWQDAGRPDISAVRLHITDRSHTYWIEDAPLLIWQHRLA, from the coding sequence ATGACTGATATCGCGCCCGAGCGCCGCGCCCTCGCCGATCGACTGGAGAAGGCCGGAGTCCTCACCACTCCTGCATGGCGAGCGGCGGTGGAAGCCGTACCCCGTGAGCTGTTCCTCCATCCCGGAGTGTTCCTGCCCGAGGAAGGCGGCCGGTGGCGACCGGTTACCGCACTCGGGTCCGAGCCGGCCGAGTGGGCAAAGATCGCCTACAGCGACCGGTCCCTGACCACGCAGCTCGACGGACACCTGACCGCCGATCAGGTCAGCGCCCTGGTGACGGGCTCCCCCACCTCGTCGTCCACCACTGCGGTCACCGTGGTGGACATGATCGAGCGCCTGGAGGTCGAAGACGGACACCACGTGCTGGAGATCGGCACGGGCACCGGCTATTCCTCGGCCCTGATGTGCCACCGGCTCGGCGAGGACAACGTGACGACGGTGGAAGTCGACCCCGAGGTGGCGGCCCGCGCGGACGCCGCGTTGGAGACGGCCGGATTCGAGACGTGGACCGTGACCGGGGACGGGCTCCTCGGCCACCCCCGCCGCGCCCCGTACGACCGGGTCATCGCGACCTGTGCCGTCCGCCGGATCCCCTACACCTGGATCAAACAGACCGAGCCGGGCGGCATCGTCCTGGCCACCGTCGGTGGCTCCTGGGGTTACGGCACCGGGCTGGCCAAGGTCACCATCGGCAAGGACGGCACGGCCGAGGGCCGGATCGTCGGCCGTTCCTCCTTCATGCAGGCACGATCCCAGGCCGCACTGCCGGTCGCCGGGGATCTGTCCGCCCGCACGGCCTACGCCGACAGCGAGCGACGGGCAGAGTTCCCGCCCACCCTGCTGGAAGAGTGGATGCCCGCCTTCCTCGCCCAGCTGGCCGCGCCGGGCGCACAGTTCGTCCGCGCTGCGACGCTCGAAGGCGGCCGGCTCCTGTACGTCTTTGATCCGGAACGCGAGTCCTTTGCCGAGTTCACCGCGGCCGGCGATGCCTGGACGGTCCGCCAGGGCGGCCCCGTGGCGCTGTGGGACGACATCGAACAGTCTCTGACCTCCTGGCAAGACGCGGGCCGCCCCGACATTTCCGCCGTACGGCTCCACATCACGGACAGGTCCCACACGTACTGGATCGAGGACGCCCCGCTGCTCATCTGGCAACACCGTCTCGCCTGA
- a CDS encoding Lsr2 family protein, whose product MAQKVITIFTDDLTGEESTEAATHTLSLDGVTYEIDLSPDSYDQLLEAVGPFLKAGRKTGKGRKPRKAAASSEDTAAIRAWAKSSGYNVSDRGRVPAEIREAYQKAK is encoded by the coding sequence ATGGCACAGAAAGTAATCACCATCTTCACGGACGACCTCACGGGCGAAGAGTCCACCGAGGCCGCCACGCACACTCTTTCTCTTGACGGTGTGACTTACGAGATCGATTTGAGTCCGGACAGCTACGACCAGCTGCTGGAAGCCGTTGGGCCGTTCTTGAAGGCCGGCCGCAAGACCGGGAAGGGCCGTAAGCCGCGTAAGGCGGCGGCCAGCAGTGAGGACACTGCCGCGATCCGGGCCTGGGCCAAGTCGAGCGGCTACAACGTGAGCGACCGCGGGCGGGTGCCCGCTGAGATTCGTGAGGCGTACCAAAAGGCCAAGTGA
- a CDS encoding helix-turn-helix domain-containing protein — MLHAEIEIGSFLKARRAALDPAALGLPDGVNRRRVRGLRREEVAQLAGISVDYYTRIEQGRAPAISDSVLDAIARALRLSDGEVTYLRNIAAPRRRPADCVAGPGPDGGPCAVPRQTVRPEVQRLLDAMGDTVPAVVLGRGLDFLAWNALGGRIAFDLPALAPDRRNAALLVFLDPAARALHADWEAKAMEVVGNLRADSGRHPEDPRICDVVNELLAHSRDFRRLWETQSVHECLRGTKTLLHPHVGELVLTFESFRLSTDPDQALVTYTAARGSTTEGRLRELAALGEPVLTA, encoded by the coding sequence ATGCTGCACGCGGAAATCGAGATCGGCTCGTTCCTCAAGGCACGCCGGGCGGCGCTCGACCCGGCGGCCCTCGGCCTGCCCGACGGGGTCAATCGCCGCCGGGTGCGCGGTCTGCGACGCGAGGAGGTCGCCCAGCTCGCCGGCATCAGCGTCGACTACTACACCCGGATCGAGCAGGGCCGTGCGCCCGCGATCTCCGACTCCGTCCTGGACGCGATCGCGCGGGCGCTGCGGCTGTCCGACGGCGAGGTGACGTATCTGCGCAACATCGCGGCACCCCGGCGCCGCCCGGCGGACTGCGTCGCAGGTCCGGGCCCGGACGGCGGCCCGTGCGCCGTCCCCCGGCAGACCGTGCGCCCCGAGGTCCAGCGGCTCCTGGACGCGATGGGGGACACCGTCCCGGCCGTGGTCCTCGGCCGCGGCCTGGACTTCCTGGCCTGGAACGCGCTCGGCGGGCGGATCGCCTTCGACCTCCCGGCGCTCGCCCCGGACCGGCGCAATGCCGCGCTGCTGGTCTTCCTGGACCCGGCGGCGCGCGCCCTGCACGCGGACTGGGAGGCGAAGGCCATGGAGGTGGTCGGCAATCTGCGCGCCGACAGCGGGCGGCACCCCGAGGACCCGCGGATCTGCGACGTGGTCAATGAACTCCTCGCGCACAGCCGGGACTTCCGGCGGCTCTGGGAGACGCAGTCGGTGCACGAGTGCCTGCGCGGCACCAAGACCCTCCTGCATCCACACGTCGGCGAGCTGGTCCTCACCTTCGAGAGCTTCCGGCTGAGCACGGATCCGGACCAGGCGCTGGTGACGTATACGGCCGCGCGGGGGTCAACGACGGAGGGACGGCTGCGGGAGCTGGCGGCACTCGGGGAGCCGGTGCTGACCGCGTAG
- a CDS encoding CHAD domain-containing protein encodes MRRTRTARRCATFRKCSSTPGGAGVAQRHDQPTGGPTGLIGTGYEPGGAPGARSAVVDGPYPGVDGRYPGADGTPRPDDATRGRDGAVYRPLMTHDFAGDSARDSDHNSAHNSAADGPGTGTGPGIDLSPVLAARTAEEVLAGYLHQQSAEFLRSLRLHRESGSDAEGAGEAARQLRRAARRISATLHTFRPLTEEVWADQLTAELGWLSGALAREQACAARRERLMTALQRLTGRSERNDRADRNERADRQGRPDRGRRGDRTTAGTATGAARGTAKGPATGPATGPAALTATSSATPATTSAAASATTSATDPDPDGALAAGAARAGALLDRQLTLARTRAHTAALQALGSSRFHAVADSVAVLASEAPLARKTTELTAAEALPPLAEQAHRRLAEAVAALPLSRTGYPYNAAALAADQRQDAPWHQVRLLVRLSRYAREVLAPEYADFRLAEAGGALEWHRDAAEAAAAAAAAARTPRIAPATAYALGVLHADQRHEVEAARFAFGRVWLPRTPERTS; translated from the coding sequence ATGCGGCGGACGCGGACGGCGCGCCGCTGCGCAACATTCAGGAAATGCTCATCGACGCCCGGAGGCGCCGGCGTGGCCCAGCGACATGACCAGCCGACCGGAGGGCCCACGGGTCTTATCGGCACCGGATACGAGCCCGGCGGAGCGCCCGGAGCCCGTTCGGCAGTGGTGGACGGCCCGTACCCAGGAGTGGACGGCCGGTACCCAGGAGCCGACGGCACACCACGGCCGGACGACGCCACCCGCGGCCGGGACGGCGCCGTGTACCGGCCGCTGATGACCCACGACTTCGCCGGCGACTCCGCCCGTGACTCGGACCATAACTCCGCCCACAACTCCGCAGCTGACGGCCCGGGCACGGGCACTGGTCCCGGAATTGACCTCAGCCCCGTCCTCGCCGCCCGCACGGCCGAGGAGGTTCTGGCCGGCTATCTGCACCAGCAGTCGGCGGAATTCCTGCGCAGCCTGCGCCTGCACCGGGAGAGCGGTTCGGACGCGGAGGGCGCCGGCGAGGCCGCCCGTCAGCTGCGCCGCGCCGCCCGCCGGATCAGCGCCACCCTGCACACCTTCCGCCCGCTGACCGAGGAGGTCTGGGCCGACCAGCTCACCGCCGAACTGGGCTGGCTGTCCGGCGCACTGGCCCGCGAACAGGCCTGCGCCGCGCGCCGCGAGCGGCTGATGACGGCCCTGCAGCGGCTTACGGGCCGCTCCGAGCGGAACGACCGCGCCGACCGGAATGAGCGCGCCGATCGCCAGGGCCGGCCGGACCGCGGCAGACGGGGAGACCGCACGACGGCGGGCACCGCTACGGGCGCCGCCAGGGGAACCGCCAAGGGGCCCGCCACCGGTCCCGCTACGGGCCCCGCCGCCTTGACCGCCACGTCGTCCGCAACTCCCGCCACAACTTCCGCCGCAGCCTCCGCCACAACTTCCGCCACCGACCCGGATCCAGACGGCGCCCTGGCGGCCGGAGCGGCGCGGGCCGGAGCCCTGCTGGACCGCCAGCTCACCCTCGCCCGCACCCGCGCCCACACCGCCGCGCTGCAGGCCCTGGGCTCCTCCCGCTTCCACGCCGTCGCCGACTCGGTGGCGGTACTGGCCTCCGAGGCGCCGCTCGCCCGTAAGACCACCGAGCTGACCGCCGCCGAGGCGCTGCCACCGCTCGCCGAGCAGGCCCACCGCCGGCTCGCGGAGGCGGTCGCCGCACTGCCGCTGTCCCGCACCGGATACCCGTACAACGCCGCCGCGCTCGCCGCCGACCAGCGCCAGGACGCACCCTGGCACCAGGTCCGGCTGCTGGTGCGACTGAGCCGCTACGCCCGGGAGGTGCTTGCGCCGGAGTACGCCGACTTCCGGCTGGCGGAGGCCGGCGGGGCGCTGGAGTGGCACCGCGACGCCGCGGAGGCGGCCGCCGCGGCCGCCGCAGCAGCCCGTACTCCCCGGATCGCCCCGGCCACTGCCTACGCCCTCGGGGTGCTGCACGCCGACCAGCGCCACGAGGTGGAGGCGGCCCGCTTCGCCTTCGGCCGCGTGTGGCTGCCGCGCACGCCGGAGCGGACGAGCTGA
- a CDS encoding DUF397 domain-containing protein has translation MTESLRWIKSSYSNNGGQCIEWAPEHAAATGEFLVRDSKNPQGPALLFPAPQWAHFVAYAKEQSV, from the coding sequence GTGACCGAATCCCTCCGATGGATCAAATCCTCGTACAGCAACAACGGCGGACAGTGCATCGAGTGGGCACCGGAGCACGCGGCGGCCACCGGCGAGTTCCTGGTCCGTGACAGCAAGAACCCTCAGGGGCCTGCGCTCCTCTTCCCGGCCCCGCAGTGGGCTCACTTCGTGGCGTACGCCAAGGAGCAGTCCGTCTGA
- a CDS encoding NUDIX hydrolase, with amino-acid sequence MTVPLKPIRAAGCVLWRRAASEDGLEIALVHRPKYDDWSHPKGKLKRGEDALAGAVREVAEETGMDCRPGAPLPTSFYLAGGRPKQVRYWAAEAVAGAFTPNSEVDRMVWLSPTDARLRLTQERDRPLVDALLAALHLA; translated from the coding sequence GTGACGGTGCCCCTGAAGCCAATTCGAGCGGCGGGATGCGTCCTGTGGCGCCGCGCGGCGTCCGAGGACGGACTGGAGATCGCGCTCGTCCACCGCCCCAAATACGACGACTGGTCCCACCCCAAAGGCAAGCTGAAGCGTGGCGAGGACGCGCTGGCCGGCGCGGTGCGCGAGGTGGCGGAGGAGACCGGCATGGACTGCCGCCCCGGAGCCCCCCTGCCCACCTCGTTCTACCTGGCAGGCGGCCGTCCCAAGCAGGTCCGCTACTGGGCGGCAGAAGCGGTCGCCGGAGCCTTCACCCCGAACAGCGAGGTCGACCGCATGGTCTGGCTCTCGCCCACCGACGCCCGCCTCCGCCTGACCCAGGAACGCGACCGCCCCCTGGTGGACGCCTTGCTCGCGGCGCTGCATCTGGCGTGA
- a CDS encoding class I SAM-dependent methyltransferase, giving the protein MARRPSASRVSRISPAFPRSPLSPASPASPTPPVSLVSADAALIPRQSRPVGNATRGTTNPNRLRRMDRWIAAEHGAALRRAADPVAVDLGYGAAPWTAVELLGRLRTVCPDARVVGIEIDPARVEAARPYERAGLDFLHGGFEVPLPGQRKRVPVLIRAANVLRQYDEDEVAAVWQRLCARLAPGGLLVEGTCDEIGRRHVWVALGPEGPRTVTFAARLSSLRTPSDLAERLPKALIHRNVPGEPVHAFLRDFDRAWATAAPLGALGARQRWRAAVAALATDWPLTGDPRRRRQGEVTVRWEALAPRGSGVGSAVARPLGNTAESPVGNAAKSPVGNAVR; this is encoded by the coding sequence ATGGCCCGCCGCCCCAGCGCCTCCCGCGTCTCTCGCATCTCCCCCGCCTTCCCCCGCTCCCCCCTCTCTCCCGCCTCTCCCGCTTCTCCCACCCCACCCGTTTCCCTGGTCTCGGCCGACGCCGCTCTGATACCCCGGCAGTCCCGGCCCGTCGGAAACGCCACCCGCGGGACCACCAACCCCAACCGGTTGCGCCGCATGGACCGCTGGATAGCCGCCGAGCACGGCGCCGCGCTGCGCCGCGCCGCCGACCCCGTGGCGGTCGATCTCGGCTACGGCGCCGCGCCCTGGACCGCGGTGGAGCTGCTGGGCCGGCTGCGGACGGTGTGCCCGGACGCCCGGGTCGTCGGCATAGAGATAGATCCCGCCCGGGTCGAGGCCGCCCGGCCGTACGAGCGGGCGGGGCTGGACTTCCTCCACGGCGGCTTCGAGGTGCCGCTGCCGGGACAGCGCAAGCGGGTGCCGGTCCTCATCCGGGCCGCGAATGTGCTGCGGCAGTACGACGAGGACGAAGTGGCCGCCGTGTGGCAACGGCTCTGCGCACGGCTGGCGCCCGGCGGGCTGCTGGTCGAGGGCACCTGCGACGAGATAGGGCGACGGCACGTCTGGGTGGCGCTGGGTCCCGAGGGCCCGCGCACGGTCACCTTCGCCGCCCGCCTCAGCTCCCTCCGTACCCCCTCTGACCTGGCAGAACGCCTCCCCAAGGCGCTGATCCACCGCAATGTGCCGGGCGAGCCGGTGCACGCCTTCCTGCGGGACTTCGACCGCGCCTGGGCCACCGCCGCCCCGCTCGGTGCGCTCGGCGCCCGCCAGCGGTGGCGCGCCGCCGTAGCGGCCCTGGCCACGGACTGGCCGCTGACCGGTGACCCGCGGCGCCGGCGGCAGGGGGAGGTCACGGTGCGGTGGGAGGCGCTTGCCCCCAGGGGGAGCGGGGTGGGGAGCGCGGTGGCAAGACCGCTGGGAAACACGGCGGAGAGCCCGGTGGGAAACGCGGCGAAGAGCCCGGTGGGAAACGCCGTCCGTTGA
- a CDS encoding helix-turn-helix transcriptional regulator codes for MNRKELTPESSPREAFGARLRSSREARGWTQDELAERLGYSSTHVSAVETGRKPPTLRFSRSADRAFGTEGTVDTFERQWREIRQGSLLEGFPEYLGHEGRAAEIRLYEVGIIPGLLQTPEYASVLAGSAVKRGAITPEQAHERVSLVAERQAALVRTPPPLVFVVLDESCIRRPIGGSAVMDAQLARLVEFAELPNTVLHVAPFGMGEHRPFDLPITVLTLPDRSLMSYAESAQRGHLERESTSVLPILTAYHQLQADARSQAATVAMINELRKGTP; via the coding sequence TTGAATCGCAAGGAGTTGACGCCGGAGAGCAGCCCTCGGGAAGCCTTCGGGGCACGTTTACGCAGCTCACGAGAAGCGCGTGGCTGGACTCAAGATGAGCTTGCCGAGCGGCTGGGATACTCCAGTACGCACGTGTCCGCTGTCGAAACTGGTCGGAAGCCCCCGACTTTGCGCTTTTCGCGCAGCGCGGACCGCGCGTTCGGCACCGAAGGCACTGTGGACACTTTCGAACGTCAGTGGCGCGAGATCCGGCAGGGCAGCCTGCTGGAGGGCTTCCCGGAGTACCTCGGCCACGAGGGCCGAGCGGCGGAAATCCGGCTGTACGAAGTGGGCATCATTCCTGGCTTGCTCCAGACCCCGGAATACGCCTCCGTGCTCGCCGGCAGCGCCGTCAAACGCGGAGCAATCACGCCCGAGCAAGCGCACGAGCGGGTGTCGCTCGTGGCGGAACGGCAAGCGGCGCTGGTCCGTACGCCCCCGCCGCTGGTGTTCGTGGTGCTGGACGAGAGCTGCATCCGCCGGCCCATCGGCGGATCCGCCGTCATGGACGCCCAGTTGGCGCGGCTGGTCGAGTTCGCCGAGCTGCCGAACACGGTGCTCCATGTCGCCCCGTTCGGCATGGGCGAGCACCGGCCGTTCGATCTGCCCATCACCGTGCTGACGCTGCCGGATCGCTCGCTCATGTCGTACGCCGAGTCCGCCCAACGGGGCCATCTGGAGCGGGAAAGCACCTCGGTGCTGCCCATACTGACGGCCTACCATCAGCTACAGGCCGACGCCCGCTCGCAGGCGGCGACCGTAGCCATGATCAATGAGTTGCGAAAGGGCACCCCGTGA